The DNA region CAGTTCCCCGTGGAGACCGGCCTGGGCCTGCATGCCCCAGCCGAACGGATAGGCGTCACGCAGCGCACCGGGATCACCGGTGGCGGCGCGTTCCCGGAGGTCGTTCAGGAAGAGGCGCAGGCCCGGCAATCCGGTCCAGTCGCCCGACGGACCGCGCTCGTCTCCCTCGGCGAACCGCTTCCCGTCGGTCTTCAGGGATTGCTCGAGGAGTTCGGGGCCGAGGGGTGGCAGCTGGTCCACGGTGACCGTGAGGTACCGGCGATCGATCCGCGAGTCGCTGAAGAACGCGTCCTGCTCGTCGCTGGGGTTCGCGGACTCCCAGGAGCGGCGGAAGGCCCCGGCGTCGATCACCCCTGAGAAGGCCGGAGGCATGGCGTCCGAAACGGTGACGGTGCCCGCCGCCAGGTCCACGTCGTGGACGACGATCAGGTGTGCGGCGTGCACGTCCCCGTAAGCCGGCCGGAACGGCAGGTGGAAGTTGTCCACGGCCGCGACGGGAAGCACACCCCGTCCGGTCAGCTCGGCCAGTTCGGCCAGCGGGTTCTCGTCGTCGACCGCGCGGTGCCAGCGCGAGGAGATGCCGTGGTAAGGGGCGATGCTGCGGGCCACGTCGTCGGGGTAGGCCCCGGCGAAGTAGAACTCCTCCGAGCGCACGTCGCCCGGACGGAAGCGGAACCCCCAGTGCAGGCCCAGCACATCGAGGGGTTCGCCCCCGGCGCGGGCGATGTTCTCGGCGAGGGCGGCCCACAGGCAGCTGATCACATCGCGGTACCAGAGGCCGGCAGCGGTGGGCAGGTGGGATGTGATCATCGGTCACCGTCCAGGGGAGCCGGGCTCACCGACTCCAGGGTGAGCGCCAGCACGTGCAGGGCGATGTGCTGCGGGAGGCGGATGCCGCGCAGGACCGCGGTGCGGGTGACCGGCACCCTCTGCGACCACAGCATCGCCGGTACGCCTCGCTGGACGTGGTGCGGATAGTGCATCACCGGTGTGCGGGCGGCCTCCTGCTCGCCGAACTGGGCCGAAGCGGCCCAGAAGTCCGAGACGCGCACGGCCTCGAAGTCGACCTCACCGTTCGCGAAGTGCAGTGCCAGCTCGGTCTCCACCCGTCGTTCGCCCGAGGCCAGCAGGTGGATCCAGTCGTATCGCCCCTCGGACAGCCGCAGGTACTGGCCCGCGCAGCGGATGTTGTCACCGTCCGCAGTGGTCTTCGGGAAGCGGTACGGCACGTCGCCGACGACGAGTTCACCACCCGGAGCGGGCAGGTGCTCGGCGGGGAAGGAGTTGCGCCAGACGTTGAACCGGCCCGCGCCGGTCTCCCCCGCCGCGGAGACGGCCCGGTTGTTCCAGTGCTCTTCCAACCGGACCGGCAGAAAGCGCTTGACGGCGTGCATCGCCGTCTCCTCGCCCTCACCGGCCGGACGTTCGATGGCCGAGGCTGTCACCCGATCTCCGTCCACGGTCGTCCTCCGCGCCCGGCCGGCCGGATCCAACCGCGGCGCCCTGATGCCAGCACGCTACGGGCCGGCCATGACGACCACGTCCGCTCGAATGAGGATCGTTGCGGGTCTCCCGCGTTGACGTCCGAAGCAGCGGGATCAACGCCACGACTACAGCCGTTGACGGCCGCGTAACGAGGACGACGACGAGGCGGCGGAACAGGGCCGCGACACTCCCACGGCCCGGTCCGGACCGCACTCGATGCCCCTACGATCGGCCGCACCGTCATCCCCACCAGGAAGGGCAGCCGATGACCGACCGAGAAACCCCCCGCATTCTCGCCCTGTGGAGCGCCCCGCGATCCCGCTCGACCGCCTTCCTCCGAATGATGGCCGAGCGGGGTGACTACACGGTGGTGCATGAGCCGTTCTCGCACGTCGTCGACTTCGGCAAGGCCGACGTCGCGGGACGGACGGTGCGCAGCGAGTCCGAACTGATCACCGCCCTGCGCGAACTGTCCGCGCGCACGCCGGTGTTCTTCAAGGACACGACCGACTTCCCTTACCCGGGGCTGCTCGCCGACACGGAGTTCCTCGCCGAGGCCGAGCACACGTTCATCATCCGGCACCCCCGGGAGATAGTCGCCTCGCACTACGCGCTCAACCCCGACCTCACCCGGGACGAGATCGGCGTCGCCCGGCTCGGCGAGATCTACGACGCGGTGGCGGCACGCACCGGCCGGTCCCCGGTGGTGGTGGACTCGGACGATCTGCTCGCCTCACCCGAGCCGACCGTGCGCGCGTACTGCACGGCCGTCGGCATCGGTTTCCGCCCGGAAGCGCTGAACTGGCAGCCGGGGCTCCGGGAGGAGTGGCGGTCCACCCGTGCCTGGCACGAGTCGACCAGCCGTACCAGCGGCTTCACCAAGGTCGCGTCCTCGTACTCGGACACCGTGGACAACAACCCGCTGCTGGCCGAGTTCGCCAACTACCATCTGCCCTACTACCTGGCGCTCAAGGCCGGCCGGATGCCGGTCCCGGAGGCCGGGAGCAACTGACGAGCCGATGGGGAGAGGCACGTGGCCGGAGAGATCGCACTGCTCGGTGTCCCGTCCTGCGCCGGGACGCACGGTCCCGGCCAGGAAAAGGCCCCTGCGGCCCTGCGGGACGCTGGCCTGATCGAACGGCTGACGGCGGCCGGGTGGAAGGTGGCGGACCACGGGGACCTGCCCGTGGTCCCGTTCCGCACCGACCCGGCACACCGCACCAGCCAGAACCTCGACCGGGTGGCGGAGGTCGTCGAGGCGGTGGCCGTCGCGGTGGGCGACATCCTCGACGAGGGTGCTCTCCCGCTGGTCGTGGGCGGCGACTGCACCATCACCCTGGGCGTGGTCGCGGCCCAAATCGCCCGGCATCCGTGGACCGGACTGCTGTACTTCGACGGTGACCTGGACCTCTCCGTGCCGGAGACCACCCGCTCCGGCATCCTGGACACGATGGTCCTCTCCCACCTGCTCGGCGAGGGGGCGCCCGAACTGTACGGGCTGGGACCGCGCACCCCGCTCCTGCCCGCCTCGGGGATCGTGGCCTTCGGTCACGATCCGGCGGAGCTGAACGCCTCGGGCCGTGAGCGGATGACACGGCATGGGCTGCGCGCCCACCCGTGTACGGAAGTCACGGCCCCCGGAGCGGACCCGGTCTCCGCGGCACGAGCGGCTCGCGAGGAGCTGGCCGCGGACCACGACCGATTCGTACTGCACTTCGATGTCGACGTCATCGACTCGGTGGACTTCCCGTTGGCCAACTTCCCGCACTTCAACGAGGGGCTGCCGCTGAACGTCGCACGGGACTGCCTCACCGAGTTCTGCTCCGCCCCGCAACTCGCCGGGCTGGTCGTCACCGAGGTCAACCCGGACCGCGATCCCGACGGCGCCATGGTCCGCATCCTGGTCGACGCGTTGGCAGAGGCACTCGGCGGTGCCCTCGACGCACGGGGGCGCCACGCCTGACCGTCAGTCCGCGCCCCGGTCCGCCGGCTGCAGCCGCAGCCGCATCACCGGGCGCTTCGGGGTGCGCCGGGCGACTTCCTCGAAGCCCTCGGCCACGAGCAGTCCGACCAGCCCGTGATACGCGGCGTCCGTCGGCACTGGGCCCAATGCCTCGTCGACCGGATACGCCTCGACCACGGCGGCACCCTGTCTCCGGGCGTGTTCGACCGCCGCCCGCACCAGCTCGCGGGCCACGCCCGTGCCCCGGTGGTGGGGGTGCACGTACAGGCAGACCAGCGACCACACCGCCGTGTCGTCCACCGGCTTGGTGACCGGGGAGCGGTCCAGTCGGGGGTACTCCCCGCGCGGTGCGACCGAGCACCATCCGGCTGGTTCACCGTTGCGGTGGACGACGAGTCCGGGCGCGCGCCCGCCGTCCACCAGTTCCTTCAGAGCCCGCCGGTTGCCCTCGCCCCACTGGGTACGCCGCTCCTGGGGCGTTTGCCGGAAGAACATGCACCAGCAGCCCTTGACCGATCCGCGCTGGCCGAGCAGTGTCTCGACGTCCTCCCAGTCGGCGGGTCCGGCCACCGTCGCGACCGCCTTCACTGGTTCCTCCACGGCTGCCTCCGCGCTTGGTTCCGCTGCCCGCCGGGCAGGCTACCGGATCCCGGCAGGGCCGTGTTCCGCGGCGGTGGACACGCCTCCGGGGGCCACCGCCACTCAGGAGGCCGGCGTCGCCACCCGCTCCAGGGGGAAACGCTGCTCGGGGACGATCGGGCCGCGCTGGAAGCCGAGCTGGGCCGCATAGAGGTCCTCCGGCACACCCCGGACCACCACCGTGGGCGCTCCGGTGTCGCCGAACTCCCAGGTGACGCCGGGTGGCTGGCCCACCACCGAAAGGGTGCTCTCCCCCACCCGCTCCAGCGCGCAGGTCGGCTCGCCGTTCAGGCTGACGGCCAGGCGCCCGTCCCGCGGGGCGAGCTCGGCGACCGCTCCGCCGACCAGCGCATCCAGTCCCTTCCCTCCGCCGAACAGGGGCATCAGTTGGTTCGGCAGCATGAAGCCGCCGGCGAAACGCTTCAGCGCGTCGTCGTCCCTGGACAGCGGCGGCCGGTACATCGAGATCCCCGTGCCCTCCTCGCGCCAGCGTGCGACCAGTTCGGGAGGGAAGAGTTCCAGGACGAAGTCGTTGACGAGCACGTCGATCACCAGGTGCACCCGGGTGACCTCGCTGTCGTTGCGCAGCCAGTGGCGCTTGGAGAAGTCCCCCCACCACAGCTCGCCCGGCTGCCAGCGCATCCGCTCGCCGTCGACGACCATCACCACGTCCGGGTGGGTCTGGATCGGCACGTGCAGCCGCACGGAGCCGAACTGGGGATTGCAGCCGGCGTCGTTGTGCTCACCGATGTCGGCGCCCGGTGGCAGGGTGAGCAGCCGGACCATCAGCTTGGGCACCTCCAGGCCGGTCAGCAGCTCGGCGATGTAGGGAGCGTGGTCGAGTGCCGGGGTGGGCAGGAAGGGTTCGAGCTGTGGGGCGGGACCGCTGCCGCCGCCCTGGGCGTAGAGGTCGACGCCTGTCCATTCGCCGTCGTGGTACGGGCCGGGCTGCGGGGCCTGGGGAAGCGCGCGTAGCCGGTCCAGGTCCTCCGCCAGCCGGGTGGGGTCGTAGCTGCGGGGCAGCCGAGCGGAAATCACAGGTCGTCAACTCCCTTGTAGAGCGCGAGAGCGGTCCGGTACACCCGCTCGTCGGTGATGCCGAAGTAGGCGAGCAGTTCCTCGTGGCTGCCCACCCGGTCGCAGAACCGGTCGGGCACACCGATCCGGCGGAGCGGCACGGGCCGGTGTTCGGCGAGCGCCTCGGCGACGGCACTGCCGAGGCCGCCGATGATGCTGTGGTCCTCGACGGTGATCACCCGGTCGGTGCGTTCGGCGGCGGCCACCAGTGCCTGGACGTCGAGCGGCTTGATGGTCGCCATGTCCAGGACGGTCGCGCCGAGGCCGTCGGCGGCGAGCCGGTCCGCGGCACCGAGAGCGGCGAGCACCGGATGCGGTCCGCAGGCCACCAGGGTCACGTCCCCGCCCTCGCGGAGGACCTCTGCCCGGCCGAGGGCGAACGGGCGGTCGACCGGGCCGACGGGCGCGGTGACACGTCGTCCGAGCCGCACGTAGCTGGGGCCGGAAAGCTCGGCCAGCAGCGGGACCAGCCGGGCGGCGGTGGCCGGGTCGCTGGGGACGACCACCGTCATGTTGGGCAGGGCCCGCATCACGGCGATGTCCTCCAGGGACTGGTGGGTGGGCCCGAAGTGTCCGCCCGAGAGTCCGCCGTGGGTGGCCGCGATGTGCACGGGAAGGTTGTTGTACGCGATGTCCACCTTGACCTGCTCGCCCGCGCGGAGGGCGGCGAAGGAGGCCATGGTGTGGGCGAACGGGATCTTACCGGCGGCGGCGAGGGCCGCGGCCGTGGTCATCATGGTGGCTTCGGCGATGCCCAGGTCCACGTAACGGTCGGGGTGGGCGGCGCCGAAGTCCTGTGCGATGCCGCCCATGTCGGAATCGCAGCACCAGATCCGGTGGTCCTGTCCGGCGTGCTCGGTGAGGGCCTGGCGGAACGCGTCCCGGCCCGTCGTCCCGGCGAGGTCCGGCGCTTCGGCGGTCATCGGTCCTTCCCCGTCCTCGAGGCGGCGGCGAGGGCCTTGAGGGCCCGGTGCCGGAGAGTGGGAGAGAGCAGCGCGTAGTGGCTCTTGGCGCGGTTCTCCAGGAACGGCACACCGCGCCCCTTGACGGTGTCCGCGAGCAGCACGGTGGGGACACCGGGATCTGCCGGCGGCTCCCGCAGGGCGGCGCTCAGCGCGCCCAGGTCATGCCCGTCGATCTCCACGGCCCGCCACCCGAAGGCGCGCCAGCGGTCGGTCAGGGCGCCGCGGTGCGAACTACCGTTGATCTGGAGGCGGTTGCGGTCCACCACGGCGGTCAGGTTGTCCAGGCCGAGTCCGGCGACCGCGTCCGCGGCTTCCCAGACGCTGCCTTCCTGGAGCTCACCGTCGCCGAGTAGGACGTATGTCCGATTGTCCCTGCCGTCGCTCCGTGCGGCTAGAGCCAGCCCGAGCCCCAGAGCGAGTCCGTGGCCGAGGGAGCCGGTGGGGAACTCGACACCGGGCACCGTCCGCAGCGGGTGGCCGCCCAGGCGGCTGCCGTTGCGGGCGTAGGTGTCCAGCTCCTCGACGGGCAGGAAACCACGCTCGGCGAGCACCGCGTACAGGCTGACCGCGGCGTGGCCCTTGCTGAGCACGAAGTAGTCGCGTCCGGGCCAGTCGGGCTCCTCCGGCCGGACCCGCAGCACGTCGAAGTAGAGCGCGGTGAGGATGTCCGCGGCGGACAGTGCTCCGCCGATGTGCGCCCCCTCGGGGCTCGCCGCCATCGCGACGATGTGCTGCCGCACGCGCAGCGCCCGCTCGGCGAGTGGATGGGCGGCCTGATCGGTCGTCACGGCGGCTTCTTCGATGGTCACTGGTCACTACCAGGGGTGTCGGGGTCGGTCGCCCGGGCCAGCAGGTCGGCGAGCTCGGGCACGTGCGGGGGTCGCATCATGGTGTAGTGGTCTCCGGGAACGTCGTGGATCTCCAGCGGCCGGCCGACCAGCCGCTGCCAGCCCCCGACCGGGCTCTGCGGCTCCTCGGCCGCGCGTACGACCGTCAGCGGGCCGTCCCACGGTTCCAGCGGATACCCGCGAACCGCCCGGACGTTCGCGTTGAACACCGCCATCAGCCTGGAGAGCTGGCCCGTCGCGGTGTCCGGGGGCAATACGTCCGCGGCGGCCGCCCGGGCCAGCAGCTCCTCGGTGAGCCGTTCCGGCGGCAACCCGCGGAGCGCGGCCGGGTCGATCTCCAGGCGCCGGTCGGCGGCCCGTCCCAGTTCCCAGCCGAACCAGGCGGCCAGGTCTGCCTCGTCGGCCTGTTCCAGACCGTTGTCGAGATTCGGCGGACCGCCGTCGAGCATGGTGAGCGAGCCCACCTCGCGCCCGGTCCCGTGCAGCCGCTGGGCGACGGCGTACGCGACCACACTGCCGACGCAGAAGCCGACGAGGTGGTACGGGCCCTCCGGCTGCACGCCGACGATGGCGTCCAGATAGTGCTCCACCGCCTCTTCCAGCGTGTCCACCGGGTGCTGCCCGGTGTCCAGACCGTAGGACTGCAGGCCGTACACCGGCTGGTCGTCCGGGAGGTGGCGGGTCAGATCGAGGTAGCTGAGCGCGTTGCCGACCGCGGGCGGCAGGCAGAACAGCGGTGGCCGGGAGCCGGCGGCCCGTATGGGCACGATCGGCGACCAGGCACCGGACCGACCGTCCCGCAGTTCGGCGGCCATCCGTTCGATGGTCGCCCCACCGGCGAAGAGCGAGGAGAGCGGCAGCTCGCGGCCGTGCTCGGCGGTCACCCGGGACAGCAGGCGTACGGCACGCAGCGAGGTTCCGCCCAGATCGAAGAAGTCGTCGGTGACGCCGATGGGACGGCGTCCCAGGACGTCCTCCCAAAGGGCCACCAGCGCCAGCTCCAGACCGTCCCGCGCAGTCACCTGTTCACTCTCGTCGGTGAGCACGCCGGGGTCGGGCAGCGCCTTGCGGTCCACCTTGCCGTTGGGCGACAGCGGGACCTCGTCCAGCCACACCACGGTCTCCGGCACCATGTACTCGGGCAGGGTGCGCCCCATCGCCGCTCGCAGCCGCGCGGTGTCGACCAGCTCCCGGTCGCCGGCGACGTAGGCGACCAGCCGCTGGTCCCGGGCGGCAGCGACCGCGTTGCGGACTCCGTCCACGGCGCGGGCCGCCGCCTCCACCTCACCGAGTTCGATCCGGAAACCCCGCAGCTTCACCTGGTCGTCCAGACGGCCGAGAAAGTCCAGCGCACCGTCCGGCCGCCACCGTGCCAGGTCGCCGGTGCGGTACATCCGGCCGCGGTGGAAGGGGTCCGTGACGAAACGACTGGCGGTGAGCTCGGGACGGTTGAGGTAGCCCTCCGCCACCTGTACACCGGCGATGCACAGCTCGCCGGGGACGCCGACCGGGGCCGGAGCACCGCGCTCGTCCAGCACGTACAGCCGGGTGTTGGCGATCGGGCGCCCGATCGGGACGGTCGGGCCTGGCTCCCCGGGACGGCACTGCCAGTGGCTGACGTCGACGGCCGCCTCGGTGGGACCGTACAGGTTGTGCAGGCCGCAGTTCTCGGTCTCGGCAAGGAAGCGGCGGGCCAGAGCGGCGGGCAGCGCCTCACCGCTGCACACCACCCGGCGCAGTGAGGTGAGGTCCCCGACCACCTCCGCCTCCAGGAACACCTCCAGCATGGAGGGGACGAAGTGCAGGGTGGTGACCCGCTCGGCACTGATCAGGCCGGCCAGGTAGCCCGGGTCCTTGTGGCCGTCGGGACGGGCCACCACCAACCGGGCACCGGTCATCAGCGGCCAGAGGAATTCCCAGACCGAGACGTCGAAGCTGTACGGCGTCTTCTGCAGCACGCTGTCGTCACTGTGCAGGTCGAAGCACTCCTGCATCCACAGCAGCCGGTTGACGATGCCCCGATGGCTGTTGGCCACCCCCTTGGGCGTTCCGGTGGAGCCCGAGGTGTAGATGACGTACGCGCTGTCGTCCGGCTCGTTGACCGGCTCGGGTCTTCCCTCCGGGTACGCTTCGAGGGCAGCGTCGTCCGCGTCCAGGTCCACGACCAGCCGCGCGGCCGAAGGCACCCTGTCGCGGGCGGCGGCATGGGTGAGCACCACTTCCGTCCCGGCGTCCTCGCACAGGAACGCGCGTCGCTCCTCCGGGTGGCCCGGGTCGAGCGGTACATAAGCGGCGCCCGCCTTGAGCACCGCGAGCAGCGCGACCACCAGCTCCGTCGAGCGGTGCAGGCAGAGGCCCACGCGGCCGCCGCGCCCCACGCCGAGCGCGCGCAGATGGCGGGCCAGGCGGTTGGCGCGCCCGTCCAACTCCCGGTAGGTCAGCTCGCTGCCCTCGAAGGACAGCGCCACGGCCTCGGGGGTCAGGTCCACCTGCCGGTGGATCAGCTCGTGCACGGCGCCCACGGGCGGATAGTCGGTGCCGGTGGCGTTCCACTCGTGCAGCAGCAGGCGGCGTTCGGCCGCGGGCAGCAGCGGGAGGTCCCCGACGGGTCCGGCCGGGTCCTCCACCACGGCCTGGAGGAGGGTGCGGAGCTGTGCGAGGAACCGGTCCACCCATGCCTCGTCGAAGAGGTCGGTGCGGTACTCGACCGCGAGGTCGATCCCGGCGGGGGTGTACGCGGCCGACATGTTGAGGTCGTACTTCACCTCGCTGCGCCGGGCGGGCAGCGGTTCGAAGCGCAGCGGACCTCGTGGGGCGGCGGGCGGCGGAGTGTTGTTGACCGCGAACATCACCTGGAACAGCGGGGCGAGTCCGGCAGACCGGTCGGGGTGGACCATCTGGACCATCTCCTCGAAGGAGAGGGCCTGGTGGTCGTACGCGCCCAGCGCCACCTCGCGGACATCACCCAGCAGTTCTTCGAAGGTCCGCTGCGGATCCACCCGGACCCGCAGCGGCAGGGTGTTGATGAAACAGCCGATCATCGGCTCGACATCGGCGCTGAGGCGTCCGGCCACCGGAGTGCCGACCACCAGGTCGGTGCGGCCGGTGTAGCGGTGCAGCAGCACGTCGAAGGCGGTCAGCAGGGTCATGAAGAGCGTGCTGCCGTGCAGCTCCGCCAGCTCGACCAGGTCTTCGGTGAGTCCGGCCGAAAGCCGCGCCGACCGCAGTGCTCCGGCCCCGCTCCCCGTGGCGGCGGCGGTACGCGGGTGGACGGCCGGGAGCTCCAGCACCGGCGGAGCGCCCTCCAGCGCGGTGCGCCAGTAGGCGCGTTCACGCTCACCGGAACCCTCGCCGGCCCGGCTGCGCAGGCGGCGGGCGAAGTCACCGTACTGCAGCGGCAGCGGCGGCAGCGAAGCAGGGCGTCCGACGACGAAGTCCGTGTACAGGGCCTCCAGTTCGAAGAGCAGCCGGCCCAGCGACCAGCCGTCCACCACGATGTGGTGCGCGGCCAGCGACAGCACATGTTCCGTCGGGCCGAGCCGCAGCAGCTCGGCGGTGAACGGCGGTCTCGTCGCCAGGTCGAACACCTGTCGGGAGGCACGGTCGATCGCCTCGTCCACCAGCCGCTCGGTGCCTGGCTCCCCGGTCAGGTCGTGCACAGCCAGCGGCAGCGGCCGCCGTGCGGGATGCACCCGCTGCACCGGCTCGCCGTCGACCAGGTGGAAGGTGGTACGCAGCACCTCGTGCCGGACGACGATCTCGTCCAGGGCGGCCCGCAGCATCTCCTGGTCGAGCGCGCCGCGGATCCGTACCGCGAGCGGCACGGTGTACGCGCAGCCACCGGGAGCGAGCCTGTCCACGAACCAGAGCCGACGCTGGGCCGGCGACGTGGGGTGGTCCCGGGGGGCCGGGTGGTCAGTCGCCATCGGGACGCACCGCTTCCGCATCGACCAGCTCGGCGAGCCCGGCCACGGTCGGGCACTCGAACACCGCCTTGAGCGGCAACGTGACCCCGAAGGCGTCGGCTATGCGCGAGACCAACTGCATGGCGAGCAGCGAGTGGCCGCCGATGGCGAAGAAGCCACTGTGCGCGCCGACCCGGTCGACGCCGAGCAGGTCGGCCATCAGCGCAGCCAGCCGCTGTTCGGTGCCGCTGCGGGGCTGCACCCACTCCTCCTCGACCGGTGCCTCCGGCTTCGGGAGCGCCGCCCAGTCGGTCTTGCCGTTGGCGGTGACCGGAATGGCGTCCACGAAGAGGTAGACGGCGGGCACGGCGGCGGCGGGGAGCCGCTTGCCGAGGTAGCCGCGCAGTTGAGCGGGGGTCGGGGCGGGTTCGGTGGCGGCCACCGCGTAGGCGGTCAGCAGGACATCCCCCTCCCCTACCGACCTGGCCGCGACGACCGCCCGGCGGACGCCCGGGTGCTTGGCGAGTACGGCCGCCACCTCGTCGGGTTCGATCCGCACACCGCGGATCTTCACCTGGCGGTCCTTGCGGCCCAAAATCTCCAGTGTGCCGTCCAGCCGGTAACGGCCCAGGTCACCGGTGTGATAGAGCAGGTCCTCAGGGTCGCCGGTGGCCTGGTTGGGCTGCCAGGCGGTGCGTGCGCCGGTCTCTTCCTCCTCGGAGGCGAGGTAGCCGAGGCTGCGGTACGGCGTGCGGAGGACGATCTCTCCGACCTCACCGATGCCGCAGCGGGTTCCGGACCCGTTCATCACCAGAGCCTGACCTCCGGGCAACGGACTGCCGACCGGCTGTACCCCGGCCGCCGGCTGCTCCGGGACGGTCCAGGAGCAGGCGGCGAGGGTCGTCTCGGTCGGCCCGTACAGATTGACCACCGCACTGCCCGGGCAGACCGCCCGCCAGCGCTCCACCAGCGCGTCCGTGAGCGGCTCGCCCGCGAAGAAGACCAGCCGCACAGCGGTGGGCCGGGGGCTTTCGGCAGGGCGCTCCGCGAGCCAGGCGGTGGCGAGTGCGGGCACCGTGTGCAGCGCGGTGATCCGCTCCTCCGCCAGCCAGCCGAGCAGTTCGCCCGGCAGCAGTTCGTCGCCCCGCTCAGGAACGCACAGGGTGGCGCCGGAGACCAGGGGAAGCAGCAGGTCCCGCAGCACGACGTCGAAGGAGAGCCCGGTGAGGAAGGCGGTCCGGTCACCGGCACCGACACCGAACGTGTCCCGTTGCCAGGTCAGGAAGTGGGCGAGTCCACCCTCACGGCCGAGGACGCCCTTGGGTACACCGGTCGTGCCGGAGGTGAAGAACAGGTACCCGGCCTCGTTGCCGTACGTCCGGCCCGGTTCGTGCGGTCCGAGGGCGCCGAGCGGCAGTCCGGTTTCCCGGGACACCTCGACGACGCCCACCCCGTCGCGGCGCAGCGGCGAGTCCTCGCCGTCCTCC from Streptomyces sp. B1I3 includes:
- a CDS encoding amino acid adenylation domain-containing protein, whose protein sequence is MATDHPAPRDHPTSPAQRRLWFVDRLAPGGCAYTVPLAVRIRGALDQEMLRAALDEIVVRHEVLRTTFHLVDGEPVQRVHPARRPLPLAVHDLTGEPGTERLVDEAIDRASRQVFDLATRPPFTAELLRLGPTEHVLSLAAHHIVVDGWSLGRLLFELEALYTDFVVGRPASLPPLPLQYGDFARRLRSRAGEGSGERERAYWRTALEGAPPVLELPAVHPRTAAATGSGAGALRSARLSAGLTEDLVELAELHGSTLFMTLLTAFDVLLHRYTGRTDLVVGTPVAGRLSADVEPMIGCFINTLPLRVRVDPQRTFEELLGDVREVALGAYDHQALSFEEMVQMVHPDRSAGLAPLFQVMFAVNNTPPPAAPRGPLRFEPLPARRSEVKYDLNMSAAYTPAGIDLAVEYRTDLFDEAWVDRFLAQLRTLLQAVVEDPAGPVGDLPLLPAAERRLLLHEWNATGTDYPPVGAVHELIHRQVDLTPEAVALSFEGSELTYRELDGRANRLARHLRALGVGRGGRVGLCLHRSTELVVALLAVLKAGAAYVPLDPGHPEERRAFLCEDAGTEVVLTHAAARDRVPSAARLVVDLDADDAALEAYPEGRPEPVNEPDDSAYVIYTSGSTGTPKGVANSHRGIVNRLLWMQECFDLHSDDSVLQKTPYSFDVSVWEFLWPLMTGARLVVARPDGHKDPGYLAGLISAERVTTLHFVPSMLEVFLEAEVVGDLTSLRRVVCSGEALPAALARRFLAETENCGLHNLYGPTEAAVDVSHWQCRPGEPGPTVPIGRPIANTRLYVLDERGAPAPVGVPGELCIAGVQVAEGYLNRPELTASRFVTDPFHRGRMYRTGDLARWRPDGALDFLGRLDDQVKLRGFRIELGEVEAAARAVDGVRNAVAAARDQRLVAYVAGDRELVDTARLRAAMGRTLPEYMVPETVVWLDEVPLSPNGKVDRKALPDPGVLTDESEQVTARDGLELALVALWEDVLGRRPIGVTDDFFDLGGTSLRAVRLLSRVTAEHGRELPLSSLFAGGATIERMAAELRDGRSGAWSPIVPIRAAGSRPPLFCLPPAVGNALSYLDLTRHLPDDQPVYGLQSYGLDTGQHPVDTLEEAVEHYLDAIVGVQPEGPYHLVGFCVGSVVAYAVAQRLHGTGREVGSLTMLDGGPPNLDNGLEQADEADLAAWFGWELGRAADRRLEIDPAALRGLPPERLTEELLARAAAADVLPPDTATGQLSRLMAVFNANVRAVRGYPLEPWDGPLTVVRAAEEPQSPVGGWQRLVGRPLEIHDVPGDHYTMMRPPHVPELADLLARATDPDTPGSDQ